One genomic region from Pogona vitticeps strain Pit_001003342236 chromosome 12, PviZW2.1, whole genome shotgun sequence encodes:
- the NGRN gene encoding neugrin — protein sequence MGSRRVLGLRRAVTRLTAGRPAAELLVERPEEEEEEAVAAMERALWGREKAARERRIRRLMEPAGPPERTLTRQAMEQIRYLSRELPEEWPVDRLAQGFQVPPDVIRRVLRSRFVPSPERAQKQDARALAGRGAGRQGCLEASLPREATFRLLTPLPGGSAGALPPGASELPVPMVAQGKPEVEVRRAARPGPEEEAETVPMLSLEVVEELAAQDWHKHNPAWVPVQRGWEFFDREGNLLYKVPLGHLKDGKGSQ from the exons GAGGGCGGTGACTCGCCTGACCGCTGGGAGGCCGGCCGCCGAGCTCCTGGTGGAgaggccggaggaggaggaggaagaggcggtgGCGGCGATGGAGAG ggCGCTGTGGGGCCGGGAGAAGGCGGCCCGCGAGCGCAGGATCCGGAGGCTGATGGAACCTGCGGGACCCCCCGAGCGCACCTTGACCCGCCAGGCCATGGAGCAGATCCG GTACCTCAGCCGGGAGTTGCCCGAGGAGTGGCCAGTGGACCGCCTGGCGCAGGGCTTCCAGGTGCCGCCCGACGTGATTCGCAGAGTCCTGAGGAGCCGCTTCGTCCCTTCTCCCGAGCGGGCCCAGAAGCAAGACGCCAGAGCCTTGGCCGGGCGGGGAGCCGGGCGCCAGGGCTGCTTGGAGGCCTCTCTGCCCCGGGAGGCCACCTTCCGACTACTGACGCCGCTGCCCGGAGGCTCTGCGGGCGCCCTCCCCCCGGGCGCGTCAGAGCTCCCGGTCCCCATGGTGGCCCAggggaagccagaggttgaggtCCGCAGGGCTGCCCGCCCCGGTCCTGAGGAGGAAGCCGAGACTGTGCCCATGCTGAGCCTGGAAGTGGTGGAGGAACTGGCAGCACAAGACTGGCACAAGCACAATCCTGCCTGGGTGCCCGTGCAGAGGGGCTGGGAGTTCTTCGACAGAGAGGGCAACTTGCTCTACAAGGTCCCCCTGGGGCATCTGAAGGATGGCAAGGGCAGCCAGTAG